A window from Thermodesulfatator atlanticus DSM 21156 encodes these proteins:
- a CDS encoding tRNA dihydrouridine synthase, whose amino-acid sequence MWKKLKTNKSGAEGKIVALAPLAGFTESAFRRLCRELGADLTWTELISANAILAKGLKLPGLYISCEERPLRFQLQGSVEKTLAQAAELVLKELKPEGLDLNAGCPAKKVVKTGAGAALLENLPKLFCIAKALAEIAHGHGVDFSVKFRLGFAEDRLEAIAETLLSAGVDILVLHPRTAKEAFKGKARWERIRDLVSLAQGKASVYGSGDVKTLRDIENFFALTKAQGVLIGRAALFRPWIFKEWHERQIFDLNFSERLALLKRLYTYLLAYRNEKDALRLLKTFAPKFFKGLPLKRKFLPALLAKENTALFWKELESWQKFVE is encoded by the coding sequence GTGTGGAAAAAATTAAAGACTAACAAAAGCGGGGCTGAGGGAAAGATCGTAGCCCTGGCCCCGCTTGCAGGCTTTACAGAAAGCGCTTTTCGCAGGCTTTGTCGGGAGCTTGGCGCAGACCTTACCTGGACAGAGCTCATTAGTGCCAATGCCATCCTGGCAAAAGGTCTTAAACTTCCAGGGCTTTACATTTCTTGTGAAGAAAGGCCTCTTAGGTTTCAGCTGCAAGGAAGCGTTGAAAAAACACTGGCACAAGCGGCAGAGCTTGTGCTCAAGGAATTAAAACCCGAGGGCCTTGATTTAAACGCCGGCTGCCCTGCCAAAAAGGTAGTAAAAACTGGGGCAGGCGCCGCACTTTTAGAAAACCTCCCCAAGCTTTTTTGCATAGCCAAAGCTCTTGCGGAAATAGCCCATGGCCATGGGGTTGATTTTTCCGTGAAATTCAGACTTGGTTTTGCAGAAGATAGGCTCGAAGCAATAGCAGAAACTTTGCTAAGCGCAGGTGTTGATATCCTTGTCCTTCATCCACGCACCGCCAAAGAAGCCTTTAAAGGAAAAGCACGCTGGGAAAGGATTCGCGACCTGGTCTCTTTGGCCCAAGGTAAAGCAAGCGTTTACGGAAGCGGCGACGTTAAAACCCTGAGAGATATTGAAAATTTTTTTGCCCTAACAAAGGCACAGGGGGTTTTGATCGGAAGGGCAGCGCTTTTTCGGCCGTGGATTTTTAAAGAATGGCATGAGCGCCAGATTTTTGACTTAAATTTTTCTGAGCGCCTGGCCCTTTTAAAAAGGCTTTACACTTACCTTTTGGCCTATCGTAATGAAAAAGACGCCTTAAGGCTTCTTAAAACCTTTGCCCCTAAGTTTTTTAAAGGCCTTCCTCTTAAACGAAAATTTCTCCCAGCCCTCCTGGCAAAAGAAAATACCGCCCTGTTCTGGAAAGAGCTTGAGTCCTGGCAAAAGTTTGTCGAATGA
- a CDS encoding HDOD domain-containing protein translates to MKAEIVRLVNKFKRTANLPVFEETAKALSQLRAEREKTVERIVRIVLFDPGLCCQVLRAGNSVFYNPMGLPMRTISRAVAILGFENLRSLARTSPFFSAEDFNNKYLAQELAISILSAHFAGKAALKKGLDGEEAYLGALLKRLGRLVMLRYAPEHYLKIRELAPRKRKEIFHLVGEKLAKQWNLPANVIANLEGRELYIRPKRREYLCLYADLAAAGMVAGHGPRGWQHLFSTPEEINACIQNLAKSARHLPQAVLNELPFDIAPEKISEETDLGPFLPEEALRLCEKFLESLGKELKAQGSLFYREGDKIFALGNEEKEIKGPFQIVLNEDKILAKDGKIYVPLCFRKVPAVLLVFFREKPLNPDELTGLKFIKKTIENLLEKL, encoded by the coding sequence ATGAAAGCAGAGATAGTCCGTTTAGTAAATAAATTTAAGCGCACCGCCAATCTGCCGGTGTTTGAAGAAACCGCAAAGGCTCTTTCGCAGCTTCGTGCCGAACGAGAAAAAACAGTAGAAAGAATAGTAAGGATTGTGCTTTTTGACCCAGGGCTTTGCTGCCAGGTCCTTCGTGCTGGAAATTCCGTTTTTTACAATCCCATGGGCCTTCCCATGAGAACCATTTCAAGGGCAGTGGCAATTCTTGGGTTTGAAAACCTGAGAAGTTTAGCTAGAACGTCTCCCTTCTTTAGCGCAGAGGACTTCAATAACAAATACCTGGCCCAGGAACTTGCCATTAGCATCCTTTCGGCACATTTTGCCGGAAAAGCTGCCTTAAAAAAAGGCCTTGATGGAGAGGAAGCCTATTTGGGAGCGCTTTTAAAACGTTTGGGGCGTTTGGTAATGCTTCGTTATGCTCCCGAACATTATTTGAAAATAAGAGAACTGGCCCCGCGCAAACGTAAAGAGATCTTTCATCTGGTGGGAGAAAAGCTTGCCAAACAGTGGAATCTCCCTGCAAATGTAATTGCTAATCTTGAGGGTCGTGAACTTTATATCCGCCCTAAAAGGCGCGAATATCTCTGTCTTTATGCTGATTTAGCCGCGGCAGGAATGGTGGCAGGGCATGGCCCTCGCGGCTGGCAACATCTTTTTTCAACCCCTGAGGAGATAAATGCCTGTATTCAAAACCTTGCTAAAAGCGCCAGACATTTGCCGCAGGCAGTCTTAAATGAGCTTCCTTTTGACATTGCGCCGGAAAAAATAAGCGAAGAAACCGATTTGGGGCCTTTTCTTCCTGAAGAGGCCTTAAGGCTTTGTGAGAAGTTTTTAGAAAGCCTGGGCAAAGAATTAAAAGCACAAGGGAGCCTTTTTTACCGGGAAGGGGACAAAATATTTGCCCTTGGAAACGAAGAAAAAGAAATCAAGGGGCCCTTTCAAATAGTGCTAAACGAAGATAAGATTCTTGCCAAAGATGGCAAAATCTACGTTCCCCTTTGTTTCCGAAAGGTGCCTGCTGTTTTGTTGGTATTTTTTCGTGAAAAACCCTTGAACCCAGATGAGCTTACCGGACTCAAATTCATAAAAAAAACTATCGAAAACTTACTTGAGAAGCTCTAA
- a CDS encoding TIGR03960 family B12-binding radical SAM protein, with product MEDLKARFEKIIARVRKPSRYLGGEKNVVSRPFEETDLKICLVFPDLYEVGMSHIGLLILYLILSSRENFFVDRAYAPARDLEAFLRKKKLPFLSLTAKRSLKEFDLIGISYPYELCATNIVNILDLAGIPVLAENRTDADPIVLGGGSAVSNPEPVADFYDAIIIGEAEEAILEVAEVVSLARKKAVARAELLNSLSEIPGVYVPSFFKPIYEKGVFKELVPLKPGYEKIKRRVVPDLDFIPYPWRPLVPWAEIAHDRLAIEISRGCTRGCRFCQASSLYRPVRERTPRRLLEMAEEGLLATGWDEISFLSLSAGDYSCLTELIVSFNKRFLPEKVALSLPSLRVGSLNETIIAEIKKVRKTGFTLAPEAGTERLRQVINKDIKEEDLLETARMAYEAGWQHLKLYFMIGLPTETQEDLEGIVRLARKLTRIKGKRGPQVNVSVSTFVPKPHTAFQWEAQLSLAETKRRLNWLKAKLSGRRLKFKWHKPEQSFLEGVFSKGDRRLAKLILLAHEKGARLDGWSEEFRFEAWLASAKELGLDLEKYLAAKDPDLPLPWEHIDLGVTKDFLLEERNRALLQKTSPDCRFAKCLKCGACDFKSIKNLLAKDCDVPEIRPKVVVEEGRFTYRLIYQKLGLCRFLSQLEVMKQFHRAARRAGLPLSFSEGFHPLPRISFAKALPVGVESLSEVAALELVKRLPPEEIKLSLNKELPEGLAIKEVTPSSPKKALTVPDEAHYEITLAEPISDDAIQEFLAKRSVVLKVRRGKKEKEIEIRPYVLSLEKEDNKIKLVLFEPREGGVRAEEVVAALFNCAPSAAPIQRIVKSYPLELLK from the coding sequence ATGGAGGATTTGAAAGCGCGTTTTGAAAAGATAATTGCCAGGGTGCGCAAACCCTCACGCTACCTAGGCGGGGAAAAAAATGTAGTTTCGCGCCCTTTTGAAGAAACTGACCTTAAAATATGTCTTGTTTTCCCGGATCTTTACGAAGTGGGCATGTCCCACATCGGGCTCTTGATCCTTTATCTGATCCTTTCTTCCAGAGAAAATTTCTTTGTTGACAGGGCCTATGCCCCTGCGCGCGACCTTGAGGCTTTTCTCCGCAAAAAAAAGCTTCCCTTTCTTTCCCTTACCGCCAAAAGATCCTTAAAAGAATTTGACCTCATTGGCATTAGCTATCCCTACGAGCTCTGCGCCACCAATATCGTAAATATCCTTGACCTTGCAGGCATTCCGGTGCTTGCTGAAAATCGAACTGATGCTGATCCCATTGTGCTTGGCGGAGGCTCTGCTGTTTCAAATCCTGAACCAGTTGCTGATTTTTACGATGCCATCATAATCGGGGAGGCTGAAGAAGCCATTCTTGAAGTGGCTGAGGTGGTCTCCTTGGCCCGGAAAAAAGCAGTAGCACGGGCCGAGCTTCTTAATTCCCTCTCAGAGATTCCAGGGGTGTATGTCCCTTCTTTTTTTAAGCCGATTTATGAAAAAGGAGTCTTTAAGGAACTTGTTCCCTTAAAACCCGGCTACGAAAAGATAAAAAGACGGGTGGTCCCAGACCTTGATTTTATCCCGTACCCCTGGCGGCCTTTGGTTCCGTGGGCTGAGATCGCCCATGACCGTTTGGCCATAGAGATTTCCCGTGGTTGCACCAGGGGCTGCCGTTTTTGTCAGGCAAGTAGCCTTTATCGCCCGGTGCGGGAGCGCACTCCCCGAAGGCTCCTTGAGATGGCAGAAGAAGGCCTCCTTGCCACGGGCTGGGATGAAATATCTTTTCTTTCTCTTTCTGCCGGGGATTACTCCTGCTTAACGGAACTAATCGTCTCTTTTAACAAGCGTTTTTTACCGGAAAAAGTGGCCCTTTCCCTTCCTTCCTTAAGGGTGGGAAGCCTAAATGAAACTATTATCGCTGAAATCAAAAAGGTAAGAAAAACAGGTTTTACCCTTGCCCCAGAAGCAGGCACTGAAAGACTAAGACAGGTTATTAACAAAGATATCAAAGAAGAAGATCTCCTTGAAACTGCCCGCATGGCCTATGAAGCTGGCTGGCAGCATTTAAAGCTTTATTTCATGATCGGCCTTCCCACTGAGACTCAAGAAGACCTTGAAGGCATTGTGCGTCTTGCCCGCAAGCTTACCCGTATAAAAGGAAAAAGAGGGCCACAGGTCAATGTTTCTGTCTCAACCTTTGTGCCCAAGCCACACACTGCCTTTCAATGGGAAGCCCAGCTAAGCCTTGCTGAGACTAAAAGACGCCTAAATTGGCTTAAGGCCAAGCTTTCTGGCCGCAGGCTCAAATTCAAGTGGCACAAACCAGAGCAGAGTTTTCTTGAAGGAGTTTTCTCTAAAGGGGACAGACGCCTTGCCAAACTAATTCTTCTTGCCCATGAAAAAGGCGCCCGCCTTGATGGCTGGAGCGAAGAGTTTCGCTTTGAGGCCTGGCTTGCTTCTGCCAAAGAACTTGGGCTTGATCTTGAAAAGTATCTTGCTGCCAAAGACCCAGATCTACCTCTTCCCTGGGAACATATCGACTTAGGTGTTACCAAGGATTTTTTGCTTGAAGAGCGCAATCGTGCCCTCTTACAAAAAACGTCTCCAGATTGCCGTTTTGCAAAATGTCTAAAATGCGGGGCCTGTGATTTCAAAAGTATCAAGAATCTTCTTGCCAAGGATTGTGATGTTCCAGAGATAAGGCCTAAGGTCGTAGTAGAAGAAGGCCGTTTTACCTACCGGCTCATTTACCAGAAGCTTGGGCTTTGCCGCTTTTTGTCCCAGCTTGAGGTTATGAAACAATTCCACCGGGCGGCAAGGAGGGCAGGGCTTCCTCTTTCCTTTAGCGAGGGGTTTCATCCCCTTCCGCGCATTTCTTTTGCCAAGGCCCTTCCGGTAGGGGTTGAAAGCCTCTCAGAGGTGGCTGCCCTTGAACTGGTGAAAAGGCTTCCTCCAGAAGAGATAAAACTAAGCCTTAACAAAGAGTTACCAGAAGGGCTTGCCATAAAAGAAGTTACCCCTTCTTCGCCTAAAAAGGCCTTAACCGTGCCAGATGAAGCTCATTATGAAATAACCCTGGCAGAACCGATAAGCGATGATGCTATTCAAGAATTTTTGGCTAAAAGAAGCGTGGTGCTCAAAGTCCGCCGAGGCAAAAAGGAAAAGGAAATAGAAATTCGGCCCTATGTGCTTTCCCTTGAAAAAGAAGACAACAAAATAAAGCTCGTTCTCTTTGAACCCAGAGAAGGAGGGGTGCGCGCCGAAGAAGTAGTGGCGGCACTTTTTAATTGTGCTCCTTCAGCCGCTCCAATTCAGCGCATTGTTAAAAGCTATCCCTTAGAGCTTCTCAAGTAA
- a CDS encoding 50S ribosomal protein L11 methyltransferase, with protein sequence MKRYWRLITAENREEIFSVLAKYSLKPCAWWQLETNILVIDVCAASEDIENLLHHLAGKDILVTPIPWPGFVCHLNAKKLAVSWLGEPSFQNIVIEPKGVFGSGLHPTTSLVISLLEKIAQEMPKPRLILDFGTGSGILAIIAARLWPKAQILAVDIDFEAAKECRANVWRNNLSKQIHVVCGTSAALSGKFDLILANVYLRVLTQESANLKSLLNREGLFVFSGFLLGSEKFLLNSYPGYQPLFSKAKDGWEALVLKR encoded by the coding sequence ATGAAAAGATATTGGCGTTTGATTACCGCAGAAAACCGCGAAGAAATTTTTTCCGTACTAGCAAAATATTCTTTGAAACCCTGTGCATGGTGGCAGCTTGAAACCAACATTTTGGTAATAGATGTTTGCGCTGCATCAGAAGATATAGAAAATCTCTTGCACCATCTTGCTGGTAAGGACATTTTGGTGACGCCTATCCCCTGGCCAGGTTTCGTTTGCCATTTAAACGCGAAAAAGCTAGCTGTTTCTTGGCTTGGTGAACCTTCTTTCCAAAACATTGTCATTGAACCTAAAGGTGTTTTTGGATCGGGGCTGCACCCTACAACCTCTCTTGTTATCTCTTTGCTTGAAAAGATAGCTCAAGAGATGCCAAAACCCAGGCTTATCCTTGATTTCGGGACAGGGAGCGGAATTCTTGCCATAATTGCAGCTAGGCTTTGGCCTAAAGCTCAGATCTTAGCAGTGGACATAGATTTTGAAGCTGCCAAGGAATGCCGGGCAAATGTATGGCGAAACAATCTTTCAAAACAGATTCACGTAGTTTGCGGGACTAGTGCGGCTTTATCTGGAAAGTTTGACCTTATCCTGGCAAATGTTTATCTGCGCGTTTTAACGCAGGAAAGCGCTAACCTCAAAAGCCTTCTTAATCGAGAAGGGCTTTTTGTATTTTCGGGTTTTCTTTTAGGAAGTGAGAAGTTTCTTCTTAACAGCTATCCCGGTTATCAGCCCTTGTTTTCAAAGGCAAAAGATGGTTGGGAAGCTCTGGTTCTAAAAAGATGA
- a CDS encoding 4Fe-4S binding protein yields the protein MARGRLKVLDPDRCVGCQLCMFACQRRTGQGGLAETAIHVRSRGGLSRGLTVIVCRACEDPPCLSVCPTGALIKRKGGGVVLSPKKCIGCGFCKEACPLGAIFWNEETQKPVICIHCGYCADYCPHHVIALEEA from the coding sequence ATGGCGCGAGGACGACTCAAAGTTTTAGACCCTGACAGATGCGTGGGATGCCAGTTGTGTATGTTTGCCTGCCAGAGACGCACCGGGCAGGGAGGTCTTGCAGAAACAGCGATTCATGTTCGTTCCCGTGGCGGGCTTTCTCGTGGGCTGACAGTCATTGTCTGCCGTGCTTGCGAAGATCCACCATGTCTTTCGGTTTGTCCTACCGGGGCCCTTATAAAACGAAAAGGCGGAGGAGTTGTTCTTTCGCCCAAAAAATGCATTGGTTGTGGGTTTTGTAAAGAGGCCTGTCCCTTGGGGGCCATTTTTTGGAATGAAGAGACTCAAAAACCGGTTATCTGTATCCATTGTGGCTATTGCGCAGATTATTGCCCCCATCATGTTATTGCTCTTGAGGAGGCTTAA
- a CDS encoding aldehyde ferredoxin oxidoreductase family protein: MLPNDPLKRILYIDLSAKKFWVEERYDLVAQNIGGTGLASALLEEECPENIDPRDPKNPIIFAVGPANGLFPLASKTVSMFLSPHNKLLGESHAGGRSALALRMAGYGAVVIRGQSDIPIYLIIDNQGVKFKDARALWGLPVSETGRFIREKESGSGLRSILRIGPAGESGVTYSCVVTETYRHFGRLGLGALFGYKKLKAILIKGKQALPVADRSTYKKLYDDLLKRLHDTPSLKKYYEIGTAVNIIPLNKLGALPTRNLRETRFEAAEKICGENYAKNFLGRRLACAHCPIACIHIAALRTPYEDEPYFYKTSFISYDYEPIYATGSMIGVGSPEGVLRILDTVDNLGFDVMSVGVVLAWATEAFEKELVTEKETMGLKPRFGDVETYIKMLNLIAAQANEFYAALARGVDFASQKYGGEEFALAFGGNEMSGYHTGYGIHVTHLTGSRHSHLDSAGYSYDQKTKPEEINPEKLAQKLFNEEAYRQVLSSAVCCFFGRSVYNLETLAQVFSCSGFSYTIEDLKGLGVAILKRKYLFKKKRGFAPSKLRIPKRILETVSPHGKLREEFLKETVKIYENLLEQGGG; this comes from the coding sequence ATGTTGCCCAATGATCCCTTAAAAAGGATTCTTTATATTGATCTTTCTGCCAAAAAATTCTGGGTAGAAGAAAGATATGATCTTGTCGCTCAAAACATCGGCGGGACAGGTCTTGCAAGCGCCCTTCTTGAAGAAGAATGTCCGGAAAATATCGACCCCAGAGATCCCAAAAACCCTATCATATTTGCCGTAGGCCCTGCTAACGGGCTCTTTCCCCTGGCCTCAAAAACAGTTTCCATGTTTCTTTCGCCTCACAACAAGCTTCTTGGCGAAAGCCATGCCGGAGGAAGAAGTGCCCTTGCCCTACGCATGGCAGGCTACGGCGCAGTGGTCATTCGCGGCCAAAGCGATATACCAATCTACCTGATAATTGATAACCAGGGCGTAAAATTTAAAGACGCCCGGGCCCTTTGGGGGCTACCGGTTTCAGAGACTGGTCGCTTTATCCGTGAAAAAGAAAGCGGAAGCGGCTTAAGAAGCATCCTGCGCATAGGCCCTGCCGGAGAATCCGGAGTTACTTACTCTTGCGTGGTTACCGAAACTTATCGCCACTTTGGAAGGTTAGGCCTTGGGGCCCTTTTTGGATACAAAAAATTAAAGGCCATCCTTATAAAAGGCAAACAAGCCCTTCCTGTGGCAGACCGCAGCACTTACAAAAAATTATATGACGACCTGCTAAAACGCTTGCATGACACTCCCTCACTCAAAAAATATTACGAAATCGGAACAGCTGTTAATATCATCCCATTGAATAAACTTGGGGCGCTTCCCACCCGTAACTTGCGAGAGACCCGTTTTGAAGCTGCGGAAAAAATCTGCGGTGAAAACTATGCCAAAAACTTCTTAGGGAGAAGACTTGCCTGTGCTCATTGTCCTATTGCCTGTATCCACATTGCAGCGCTTCGCACTCCTTATGAAGACGAACCTTATTTTTACAAAACTTCTTTTATTTCTTACGACTACGAACCAATCTATGCTACCGGCTCCATGATAGGCGTAGGCTCTCCTGAGGGCGTGCTTCGCATACTTGATACGGTAGATAACCTGGGTTTTGACGTTATGAGTGTAGGTGTGGTTCTCGCCTGGGCCACGGAAGCCTTTGAAAAAGAACTTGTTACTGAAAAAGAAACCATGGGGCTTAAACCCCGTTTTGGAGATGTAGAAACTTACATCAAAATGTTGAATTTAATCGCAGCCCAGGCAAACGAATTTTACGCTGCCCTGGCGCGGGGGGTAGATTTTGCCTCTCAAAAATACGGTGGCGAAGAATTTGCCCTGGCCTTTGGTGGTAACGAAATGTCAGGATACCATACCGGCTATGGCATCCACGTGACCCACCTTACAGGTTCAAGGCACAGCCACCTCGACTCTGCAGGCTATAGCTACGATCAAAAAACCAAACCAGAAGAAATAAACCCTGAAAAACTAGCCCAAAAACTCTTCAACGAAGAAGCCTATCGCCAGGTACTTTCTTCTGCGGTTTGCTGCTTTTTTGGAAGAAGTGTTTATAATCTTGAAACCCTGGCCCAGGTTTTTTCCTGTTCAGGTTTTTCATACACAATCGAAGATTTAAAGGGCCTTGGTGTTGCCATTCTTAAAAGAAAATATCTTTTTAAGAAAAAACGAGGCTTTGCCCCGTCCAAACTGCGAATTCCCAAGCGAATTTTGGAAACTGTCTCTCCTCACGGAAAGCTTCGTGAGGAGTTTTTGAAAGAAACCGTAAAAATTTATGAAAACCTGCTGGAACAGGGAGGTGGGTAA
- a CDS encoding DUF5395 family protein has protein sequence MEVVIYYETSWIAKGENLYLTASSLLELRDKIKEELLSRKHLESKKVTLIFDRMRMPHWVVSHLSVESTELTLTS, from the coding sequence ATGGAAGTAGTCATTTATTACGAGACCAGTTGGATAGCAAAAGGAGAAAACCTTTACCTTACGGCTTCCTCGCTACTTGAGCTTCGCGATAAAATCAAAGAAGAGCTTCTCAGCAGAAAACACCTTGAGAGCAAAAAAGTGACCCTTATTTTTGACCGCATGCGTATGCCTCACTGGGTGGTGAGCCATCTTTCAGTGGAAAGTACGGAACTGACTCTAACAAGCTAA